In the Flavobacterium sp. J372 genome, one interval contains:
- a CDS encoding NAD(P)/FAD-dependent oxidoreductase: MNKNISIIGSGFSSLAAACYLAQQGNNVTVYEKNATIGGRARRLQKQGFTFDMGPTWYWMPDVFERFFGDFGKEPADYYKLTRLCPAYSVYFDENDTIEVAGSHTAIAQMFEGIEKGSGQALRNFLFEAKSNYDIAIKDLVYRPGESITELITPQTVMKIGQFFGNISKDIRKRFKNKKLVQLLEFPVLFLGAKPSDTPSFYNFMNYADFGLGTWHPQNGMYSVVQGIESLARDLGVSFVTNAGVDKIGVEGGRATHLIINGERIDSDAIVSGADYHHTETLLDSEYRQYSESYWESRTFAPSSLLFYIGFDKKIENVEHHTLFFDVDFDTHAADIYDNPKWPDEPLFYASFPSKTDTGAAPEGCEAGIFLVPLAPGIEDTPEMRAQCFEKIISRFEKLTNQDVRSHVMFKESFCANDFVADYNSYKGNAYGLANTLMQTAFLRPNLRSRKVKGLFFTGQLTVPGPGVPPALISGKLVAGLVKKQLEKEIPQPIMQPL, encoded by the coding sequence ATGAACAAGAACATCAGCATAATAGGTTCCGGTTTTTCTTCACTTGCGGCGGCTTGCTACCTGGCGCAGCAGGGCAATAACGTAACCGTATATGAAAAGAACGCTACAATAGGCGGCAGGGCAAGGAGGTTGCAAAAACAGGGCTTTACTTTTGATATGGGCCCTACATGGTACTGGATGCCTGATGTTTTTGAACGCTTTTTTGGTGATTTCGGCAAAGAACCGGCTGACTATTACAAACTTACAAGGCTTTGCCCCGCCTACAGCGTTTATTTTGATGAAAATGATACTATTGAAGTAGCGGGCAGCCACACGGCTATTGCCCAGATGTTTGAGGGTATTGAAAAAGGCAGCGGGCAGGCGTTGCGTAATTTTCTGTTTGAGGCTAAGAGCAATTATGACATTGCCATAAAAGACCTTGTATATCGCCCCGGTGAATCAATAACAGAACTTATAACGCCGCAGACGGTAATGAAGATAGGGCAGTTTTTCGGGAATATTTCTAAAGATATACGCAAACGTTTTAAAAACAAAAAGCTGGTACAGCTGCTCGAGTTCCCGGTGCTTTTTCTCGGGGCCAAGCCAAGTGATACGCCTTCTTTCTACAACTTTATGAACTATGCCGACTTCGGCCTCGGCACTTGGCATCCGCAGAACGGAATGTACAGCGTGGTACAGGGTATTGAAAGCCTGGCGCGTGACCTGGGTGTAAGTTTTGTGACCAATGCGGGTGTGGACAAGATTGGTGTTGAAGGCGGCAGGGCCACACACCTCATCATCAACGGTGAGCGTATTGACAGTGATGCCATTGTAAGCGGCGCTGATTATCACCATACCGAAACACTGCTTGACAGCGAATACCGCCAATACAGCGAAAGTTACTGGGAAAGCCGCACATTTGCGCCATCATCACTACTATTTTATATAGGTTTTGATAAGAAAATCGAGAATGTAGAGCATCACACATTATTTTTTGATGTGGACTTTGATACACACGCGGCAGATATATATGATAACCCCAAGTGGCCTGACGAACCATTATTCTATGCCAGCTTCCCGTCAAAAACCGATACTGGCGCTGCCCCTGAAGGCTGTGAAGCGGGTATATTTCTTGTGCCGCTTGCACCCGGTATTGAAGATACGCCTGAAATGCGCGCGCAATGCTTTGAAAAGATCATTTCGCGTTTTGAAAAGCTCACAAACCAGGATGTCCGCAGCCATGTGATGTTTAAAGAATCATTCTGCGCCAATGATTTTGTGGCAGACTACAACTCTTATAAAGGCAATGCTTACGGGCTTGCCAATACGTTGATGCAAACGGCTTTCCTCCGCCCCAACCTGCGCAGCCGCAAAGTGAAAGGATTGTTCTTCACAGGCCAGCTCACTGTCCCGGGTCCGGGCGTGCCTCCAGCCCTCATATCGGGTAAGCTAGTGGCAGGCCTTGTGAAGAAACAGCTTGAAAAAGAAATACCCCAACCCATAATGCAACCGTTATGA
- a CDS encoding squalene/phytoene synthase family protein — translation MKAIFDDVSNQCSRAVTRAYSTSFSAAVKMLSARIRQDIYNIYGFVRLADEIVDTFHDYDKESLFDRFEADLHLSLIEGISLNPVLNAFSQTAARYNIPLDLINAFMKSMRQGPGKKDYATFEEYSEYIYGSADVVGLMCLKVFTGNDDTCYEELKQPAMRLGSAFQKINFLRDLKADMEGLERNYFPSLNLAELDDNAKAQIIAEIEDDLHQGYLGIVRLPAEAKFGVYTAYVYYKMLLKKLKNTPPMEIKNRRIRVPDYQKFGMLAKCYVSYRFNLI, via the coding sequence ATGAAAGCAATTTTTGACGATGTATCAAACCAGTGCAGCCGGGCGGTAACCCGCGCTTACAGCACCTCATTCTCGGCAGCCGTGAAAATGCTTTCAGCGCGCATACGCCAGGATATTTACAACATTTACGGCTTTGTACGCCTTGCCGATGAAATTGTGGACACTTTCCATGATTATGATAAAGAGAGTCTTTTTGACCGTTTTGAGGCCGACCTGCACCTCTCATTAATCGAGGGCATAAGCCTTAACCCGGTGCTCAATGCATTTTCACAAACGGCAGCGCGATACAATATTCCGCTAGACCTTATAAATGCTTTTATGAAAAGCATGCGCCAGGGACCTGGTAAAAAAGATTATGCTACCTTTGAAGAGTATAGCGAATACATTTACGGCAGTGCAGATGTTGTGGGCCTTATGTGCCTGAAGGTATTTACCGGCAATGACGACACCTGTTATGAAGAGCTGAAGCAGCCGGCGATGAGACTGGGCTCAGCCTTCCAGAAGATAAACTTCCTTCGTGACCTTAAGGCAGATATGGAAGGATTGGAACGCAATTATTTCCCGTCGCTAAACCTTGCGGAGCTTGATGATAATGCCAAAGCACAAATCATTGCCGAAATTGAAGATGACCTGCACCAGGGCTACCTGGGTATAGTGCGCCTTCCGGCTGAAGCTAAGTTTGGCGTTTACACAGCCTATGTGTATTACAAAATGTTATTGAAAAAGCTGAAGAACACCCCGCCGATGGAAATCAAAAACCGCCGTATACGCGTACCTGATTACCAAAAATTCGGCATGCTGGCAAAATGTTATGTAAGCTACCGTTTTAACCTTATTTAA
- a CDS encoding sterol desaturase family protein, with product MSIWIHILVFALTFFMMEFMAWFTHKYVMHGFLWSLHKDHHRKDHDSWFERNDTFFIFYALVSIGFFLLWRYDYLQIGLAIGLGIFAYGLTYFLVHDIFIHQRFKIFRNATSRYGKAVRRAHKMHHKSTHKDHGECFGMLLFPMKYWRK from the coding sequence ATGAGCATCTGGATTCATATACTGGTTTTTGCACTCACATTTTTTATGATGGAGTTTATGGCGTGGTTTACCCACAAGTACGTAATGCACGGTTTTTTATGGAGCCTGCACAAAGACCATCACCGTAAAGACCACGACTCTTGGTTTGAGCGCAACGATACTTTTTTCATATTCTATGCCCTGGTTAGCATCGGGTTTTTTCTGCTATGGAGGTATGATTACTTACAGATTGGCCTTGCCATAGGGTTAGGGATATTCGCTTACGGGCTTACGTATTTTCTTGTGCATGACATATTTATACACCAGCGTTTCAAGATTTTCCGCAATGCCACCAGCCGTTATGGTAAAGCAGTGCGCCGTGCACACAAAATGCATCATAAATCTACCCACAAAGACCATGGCGAGTGCTTCGGGATGCTGCTTTTCCCTATGAAGTATTGGAGGAAGTAA
- a CDS encoding type II toxin-antitoxin system RelE/ParE family toxin translates to MGLKILWTNFSKTQLRQIYDYYKETASVKVAGKIFSGIVAEAEKLSVNPEIGQLEILVFHPEKEYRYLVHRNYKIVYLINSNTS, encoded by the coding sequence ATGGGGTTAAAAATCCTATGGACTAATTTTTCAAAGACGCAACTTCGACAAATATACGATTACTATAAGGAGACAGCTTCTGTAAAAGTTGCCGGTAAAATTTTTTCAGGAATTGTTGCAGAGGCTGAAAAATTATCAGTTAACCCTGAAATTGGCCAATTAGAAATCCTTGTTTTTCATCCTGAAAAAGAGTATCGTTACCTTGTTCATAGAAACTATAAAATAGTTTATCTTATCAATAGTAATACATCATAA
- a CDS encoding T9SS type A sorting domain-containing protein, with protein MVVSQDSIYLFTKQWVSKKTSLYALPKTPGTHVAQLKGTLNVNGLITGAEYIADRRVVVLTGYSGTVQPFIYLLYDFNGHNFFSGNKRKISLSLSFHQTEGIASSNGLDYFITNEKLVQSPFINVAQKLHKVSLAPYLANYVENMALATSHNDLRNMIRVYPNPAGDMLYIDIDPSLVGTGYSLLDMNAREAQSGVLREVSNRINISKLQSGIYTIKVTVYPDYSYRLVKR; from the coding sequence ATGGTTGTGAGTCAGGACAGTATCTACCTGTTTACCAAGCAATGGGTCAGTAAAAAGACCAGCCTGTACGCACTGCCAAAAACTCCGGGAACACATGTAGCGCAACTTAAGGGTACGCTTAATGTAAATGGCCTTATCACCGGAGCTGAATATATTGCCGATAGGCGGGTAGTGGTGCTTACAGGCTATAGCGGGACAGTACAGCCATTTATATATTTACTGTATGACTTTAACGGGCATAACTTTTTTAGCGGCAATAAGCGAAAAATAAGCCTTTCACTTTCATTTCACCAGACTGAAGGCATTGCATCGTCAAACGGACTTGATTATTTCATTACCAACGAAAAACTGGTGCAGTCGCCGTTCATTAATGTAGCTCAGAAGCTGCATAAGGTGTCGCTCGCTCCTTATCTTGCCAATTATGTTGAGAATATGGCTTTGGCCACATCGCACAACGACTTACGAAACATGATACGCGTATACCCAAACCCTGCCGGGGACATGCTGTATATAGATATCGACCCGAGCCTGGTGGGTACCGGCTATAGCCTGCTCGACATGAATGCCCGTGAAGCGCAAAGCGGTGTACTTCGCGAAGTAAGCAACAGGATAAACATCAGTAAACTACAGTCAGGTATTTACACTATAAAAGTAACAGTGTATCCGGATTATAGCTATAGGCTGGTGAAGCGCTGA
- a CDS encoding sorbosone dehydrogenase family protein — MKYLYLSLACALTFGASAQKKKLPAPSESVTNYSNVIGWGGGNKPIAPVGFNVTKYADGFDNPRWMYALPNGDILVAESNSNYSPLVQAGAVIIGAAKSKDVTKSADRITLLRDGNKDGHVDERHIFLTQGLNQPFGMLVIGDWFYVANTDALMRYPYKNGANTISEAGVKIASLPEGSKNQHWTRNLIANADGTKIYIAVGSSGNIAEKGMDEEINRACILEVNPDGTGLKVYASGLRNPVGMGWAPGTKTLWTAVNERDELGNDLVPDYLTSVKPGGFYGWPWMYWGSYTDTRVKEPKPANLGKVIAPEVDLGAHTASLGLAFYTGTAFPQKYRGGAFIAQHGSWNRKPLSGYKVVFVPFKNGKPAGPMEDFLVGFIPNPAKDEVYGRPTGIIMAPDGALLLTDDKTNIIWRIAAKK, encoded by the coding sequence ATGAAATACCTGTACCTATCTCTTGCCTGTGCACTTACCTTCGGGGCTTCTGCGCAAAAAAAGAAACTACCTGCGCCGTCAGAGTCTGTCACTAACTATTCTAACGTGATAGGCTGGGGAGGGGGCAACAAGCCTATAGCGCCTGTCGGCTTCAATGTTACAAAATATGCTGATGGCTTTGACAACCCGCGATGGATGTATGCCCTGCCCAATGGCGATATACTTGTAGCTGAAAGCAACTCAAATTACAGTCCGCTTGTACAGGCGGGGGCGGTGATAATTGGCGCGGCAAAATCTAAAGACGTTACAAAGAGCGCCGACCGTATTACCCTTTTGCGCGATGGCAACAAAGACGGGCATGTTGATGAGCGCCATATATTCCTGACACAGGGGCTTAACCAGCCATTCGGTATGCTGGTAATTGGCGACTGGTTTTACGTTGCCAATACCGATGCGCTTATGCGTTACCCGTACAAAAACGGGGCGAATACCATAAGCGAGGCGGGTGTGAAGATAGCCAGCCTTCCTGAAGGTTCTAAGAACCAGCACTGGACACGAAACCTTATTGCCAATGCCGACGGTACTAAAATATACATAGCCGTGGGAAGCTCGGGAAATATAGCTGAAAAAGGCATGGATGAAGAAATTAACCGCGCCTGTATACTTGAGGTTAACCCCGATGGTACCGGGCTTAAGGTATATGCCTCTGGGTTGCGGAATCCTGTGGGTATGGGCTGGGCGCCGGGCACTAAAACGCTCTGGACAGCCGTAAATGAGCGCGATGAACTCGGAAACGACCTCGTGCCTGATTATCTCACATCGGTTAAACCGGGCGGTTTCTACGGATGGCCCTGGATGTACTGGGGCTCATATACCGATACAAGAGTGAAAGAGCCAAAGCCGGCAAACCTTGGTAAAGTTATTGCGCCGGAAGTTGATCTTGGGGCACATACAGCATCACTCGGGCTGGCGTTTTACACCGGCACCGCTTTTCCGCAAAAATACAGGGGCGGGGCTTTCATTGCACAACATGGCTCGTGGAACCGCAAGCCGCTTTCAGGGTATAAAGTAGTTTTTGTACCTTTCAAAAATGGTAAGCCCGCAGGCCCGATGGAAGATTTTCTCGTTGGCTTTATCCCAAACCCGGCAAAAGATGAGGTTTACGGCAGGCCAACGGGCATTATCATGGCGCCTGATGGTGCATTGCTGCTTACCGATGACAAAACAAACATTATCTGGAGGATAGCTGCTAAAAAATGA
- a CDS encoding T9SS type A sorting domain-containing protein has translation MSDISAISNINPSTINRLLIRNSPNLAICSLPNLCSFLAGASYGGGAQEVWNELLTSPLSQDKYFIGGNAPGCNTYPEIMFNCGTVNNKISGTVKFHQQAGCQDSGTPAEGIEIISTDATGMQNITFTKPDGTYELYVPPGSYTTKAIVQSPFTATAPLTNTFTGTGAAFVAPFCISSSQTIQDVNVAIYPVQPARPGFDATYKIRIENTGTVAKSGTVSFQFDTAKQELVSFSTQPANYTDGNATWNFQLNPLSTRTITAILKVKAPPINNNGDTMTLTSALLPVGVDATPANNTYTLSQVLVGSYDPNDKAVLQGSQVLIGDADEYLTYKIRFQNTGTASAIFVKLQDQLDDKLDWSTFRPVSASHENYRLKIADGLLTVEFNNINLPPKSVDDAGSNGFFMYKIKPKNNVLLNDTIENTASIYFDYNAPIITNTVTTKYVEALSVARNELDDLAVYPNPANSKLNFMSAVTISSVEIYNNLGQKVHSNKGDNIIDADVSTLAEGIYICHIKTGDGKSAKRKIIISK, from the coding sequence TTGTCTGATATTTCTGCGATAAGCAACATAAATCCTTCGACTATCAACAGGCTTCTCATTAGAAATTCGCCTAATCTGGCTATTTGTTCATTACCAAATTTATGTAGTTTTTTGGCCGGTGCATCATACGGGGGAGGGGCACAAGAAGTCTGGAATGAATTGTTGACCAGTCCGCTTAGTCAGGATAAATATTTCATTGGCGGCAATGCTCCCGGCTGCAACACCTACCCTGAAATTATGTTTAATTGCGGCACTGTAAATAACAAAATATCGGGTACGGTTAAATTTCACCAGCAGGCAGGCTGCCAGGATTCAGGTACTCCGGCTGAGGGTATAGAGATAATAAGTACAGATGCTACCGGAATGCAAAACATCACCTTCACAAAACCTGATGGAACTTACGAACTTTATGTACCCCCGGGAAGTTATACTACCAAAGCGATTGTACAGTCACCGTTTACAGCAACCGCACCGCTTACAAATACATTCACAGGTACGGGAGCGGCATTCGTTGCGCCTTTCTGCATATCTTCCAGCCAAACTATACAAGATGTAAATGTGGCTATATATCCTGTACAGCCTGCCAGGCCGGGGTTTGATGCAACGTATAAAATCAGGATAGAAAATACGGGTACGGTAGCTAAATCCGGTACAGTATCTTTCCAGTTTGACACGGCAAAGCAGGAGCTTGTTTCTTTCTCAACACAACCTGCCAATTACACAGACGGCAACGCAACATGGAACTTTCAGCTGAACCCTCTTAGCACGCGAACTATTACAGCCATACTTAAAGTAAAAGCCCCGCCAATTAATAATAATGGTGACACAATGACTTTGACAAGCGCGCTGCTTCCTGTTGGTGTTGATGCCACTCCCGCCAACAATACATATACCTTAAGCCAGGTGCTTGTAGGCTCGTATGACCCTAATGATAAAGCTGTGCTGCAAGGCAGCCAGGTTCTTATTGGTGATGCCGATGAATATCTGACATATAAAATACGCTTCCAGAATACAGGAACGGCTTCGGCAATATTTGTAAAGCTTCAGGATCAGCTTGATGATAAGCTGGACTGGAGTACATTCAGGCCTGTATCAGCCAGCCATGAAAATTACCGGCTTAAAATAGCTGATGGGTTGCTTACAGTAGAGTTTAATAACATCAACCTTCCTCCAAAATCGGTAGACGATGCCGGCAGCAACGGATTTTTCATGTATAAGATAAAGCCCAAAAATAATGTGTTGCTTAATGACACTATTGAAAATACAGCATCAATTTATTTCGACTACAATGCACCAATTATCACTAATACCGTAACGACAAAGTATGTAGAAGCGCTTTCGGTTGCCCGGAATGAATTAGATGATTTGGCTGTATATCCTAACCCTGCTAACTCTAAGCTCAATTTCATGTCAGCGGTCACTATATCATCAGTAGAAATTTATAACAACCTCGGGCAGAAGGTCCATAGTAACAAAGGCGATAATATTATTGATGCTGATGTTTCTACGCTTGCAGAAGGGATTTACATTTGCCATATAAAGACTGGTGATGGCAAATCGGCCAAAAGAAAAATTATTATAAGCAAATAA
- a CDS encoding EamA family transporter, with amino-acid sequence MKNPKHYLAAISAFTIWGFMSLGLKPLQAYASIDILLYRIFLCVVLILIINLGFRRAVIKESVAAVKQMPKQQKRKLLAAMIISGLLLTANWYLFIYVMNHVSVKTASFAYLVCPIITTIFAFILLSEKLTNRQWFAVLISVAGCALLSIGHYMDLFYSLVVASTYALYLIIQKKITSIDKFLVLTVQMLITAVVMLPFYPVLAGPVPQSPTFYIYILIIAVVFTIIPLFLNLYALKKIKSSTVGILIYINPIIGFALAALYYGEEVTALQIISYSLIIISIIIFNSALFTKKVKA; translated from the coding sequence ATGAAAAACCCCAAACATTACCTTGCTGCAATTTCCGCATTTACCATTTGGGGATTTATGAGTTTGGGGCTGAAGCCGCTGCAGGCCTACGCGTCAATAGACATACTGCTGTACAGGATTTTCCTTTGCGTGGTTTTGATACTCATCATCAACCTCGGATTCAGGCGTGCTGTCATCAAAGAATCTGTTGCCGCGGTAAAACAAATGCCGAAACAGCAAAAACGCAAACTGCTGGCTGCAATGATTATTTCAGGGTTATTACTGACAGCCAACTGGTACTTATTCATCTACGTGATGAACCATGTAAGCGTAAAAACGGCGTCATTCGCTTACTTAGTCTGCCCTATAATCACTACTATTTTTGCTTTTATATTGCTGAGTGAAAAGCTTACAAACAGGCAGTGGTTTGCTGTGCTCATAAGTGTTGCCGGGTGTGCCTTGCTGTCAATAGGCCATTACATGGACCTGTTTTACAGCCTTGTCGTTGCGTCAACCTATGCCCTGTACCTCATCATTCAGAAGAAGATCACTTCTATAGATAAATTCCTGGTGCTTACGGTTCAGATGCTAATCACCGCTGTGGTGATGCTCCCGTTTTACCCTGTGCTGGCCGGGCCCGTGCCGCAATCGCCAACGTTCTATATCTATATCCTGATAATTGCGGTTGTATTTACGATTATCCCGCTGTTCCTGAATCTTTACGCGCTAAAGAAAATCAAATCGTCAACAGTTGGTATTCTTATTTACATCAACCCTATCATAGGCTTCGCACTCGCGGCGCTATATTACGGCGAGGAAGTTACGGCATTGCAGATTATCTCGTATTCGCTGATAATCATATCTATCATCATTTTCAATTCGGCGCTGTTCACCAAAAAAGTGAAGGCATAA
- a CDS encoding DUF4197 domain-containing protein — MKKYILLLLIVPFIGNAQLKGLIDKAKSTVQSKTGTTSLSNADISNGLKEALKKGVSEQVTKLTAVDGFYKNEAVKILLPAELQKVDTKLRQMGMANLADEGIKVLNRAAEEAVKEGTPIFVNAITSMTLTDAKKILMGADNSATTYLEGATSAPLYAKFNPVVQSSLSKVGADKVWAGIIKKYNSMPLVTKVNPDLNDYVTKKTMDGVFKMIAVEEKNIRNNLASRTSDLLKKVFALQD, encoded by the coding sequence ATGAAAAAATACATCCTGCTGCTGCTGATAGTCCCTTTTATCGGGAACGCCCAACTGAAAGGCCTCATAGACAAAGCAAAATCAACCGTACAGTCTAAAACCGGTACAACATCGCTAAGCAATGCCGACATCAGCAACGGCCTTAAAGAAGCCCTGAAAAAGGGTGTGAGCGAACAGGTTACCAAGCTTACCGCCGTTGACGGTTTTTACAAGAATGAAGCTGTAAAGATCCTGCTTCCCGCTGAATTGCAAAAAGTTGACACAAAACTGCGCCAGATGGGTATGGCTAACCTTGCCGATGAAGGAATTAAAGTGCTGAACCGTGCCGCCGAAGAAGCCGTGAAAGAGGGTACACCTATATTTGTAAATGCCATCACTTCAATGACGCTGACTGATGCGAAGAAGATTCTCATGGGCGCTGACAATTCAGCTACCACTTATCTTGAAGGCGCTACGTCTGCTCCGCTTTACGCTAAATTCAACCCTGTTGTACAGTCGTCGCTGAGTAAAGTGGGTGCTGATAAAGTATGGGCAGGCATCATCAAAAAATATAACAGCATGCCATTGGTTACTAAAGTGAACCCTGACCTCAACGATTACGTTACCAAAAAGACAATGGACGGCGTGTTTAAAATGATTGCCGTAGAGGAGAAAAATATTAGGAATAATTTAGCATCGCGCACTTCCGATTTGCTTAAAAAAGTATTTGCTTTACAAGACTAA
- a CDS encoding DUF4197 domain-containing protein, whose protein sequence is MKKLAILLIACFTFSGCAELQQVAGQLPQGGVLSNADIASGLRAALDKGIDTQVSKLTQTDGFYKNQLVKILLPEELQKVDSGLRAIGLGNLADEGIKMMNRAAEDAVKEATPIFVSAVKQITFTDARNILLGNDQAATSYLERTTSTPLYSKFNPVIKSSFNKVGADKVWNNIITRYNQIPLVKKVNPDLTDYVTDKALEGVYKMIAVEEKNIRDNISARTTPLLQRVFALQDSK, encoded by the coding sequence ATGAAAAAGCTTGCCATTTTACTTATAGCCTGCTTCACTTTTTCAGGCTGTGCCGAATTGCAGCAGGTTGCAGGCCAATTGCCTCAGGGCGGTGTACTATCTAACGCGGATATCGCTTCAGGGCTTCGTGCCGCGCTTGACAAGGGTATTGACACACAGGTTTCAAAACTTACGCAGACAGACGGCTTTTATAAAAACCAATTAGTAAAGATTTTACTGCCTGAAGAATTACAGAAGGTTGACAGCGGGCTTCGTGCAATAGGCCTTGGCAATCTTGCTGACGAAGGCATCAAAATGATGAACCGCGCCGCGGAAGATGCCGTAAAAGAAGCTACTCCCATTTTCGTTTCGGCTGTTAAGCAGATAACATTTACCGACGCAAGAAATATTCTTTTAGGCAACGACCAGGCGGCTACAAGCTACCTCGAGCGCACTACCTCAACACCGCTGTATTCAAAGTTTAACCCTGTGATTAAATCATCTTTTAATAAAGTAGGTGCCGATAAGGTCTGGAATAACATTATCACCCGTTACAACCAGATTCCGTTGGTAAAAAAAGTAAACCCCGACCTCACAGATTATGTTACTGATAAAGCTTTGGAAGGCGTGTACAAAATGATTGCCGTGGAAGAAAAAAACATCCGTGATAACATCTCGGCACGTACAACACCATTGCTGCAAAGGGTTTTTGCGCTACAGGACAGCAAATAA
- a CDS encoding thioredoxin family protein, whose product MALLFHLAGFAQDWNYDFDVAKKKAASENKNILLVFSGSDWCARCIELERNVWQTEEFKAESKKSWVLLRADFLQKKGIPDPVDVNDMKIILAEKYNRDGFFPLIVFLDKNGRVLAKSGPQNFETATEYIDFFKGMTGK is encoded by the coding sequence ATGGCCTTACTGTTTCACCTTGCAGGCTTTGCGCAGGACTGGAACTACGATTTTGATGTGGCGAAGAAAAAAGCCGCTTCCGAAAACAAGAATATCCTGCTGGTGTTTTCCGGGTCAGACTGGTGTGCCCGTTGTATAGAACTGGAACGCAATGTGTGGCAGACCGAAGAATTTAAAGCTGAAAGCAAAAAAAGCTGGGTACTGCTGCGCGCCGACTTCCTCCAGAAAAAGGGCATTCCTGACCCCGTTGACGTAAACGACATGAAGATCATCCTGGCAGAAAAATACAACCGTGACGGCTTTTTCCCGCTGATAGTTTTTCTTGACAAAAACGGCCGTGTACTGGCAAAATCAGGCCCGCAGAATTTCGAAACTGCTACCGAGTATATTGATTTCTTTAAAGGAATGACAGGGAAGTAA
- the pyrF gene encoding orotidine-5'-phosphate decarboxylase, whose translation MTTEQLHQNILQKRSFLCIGLDVDLDKIPQHLFATEDPIFEFNKAIIDATHDLAVAYKPNTAFYEAYGLKGWISLEKTINFLNNKHPEIFTIADAKRGDIGNTSAMYAKAFLQDMNFDSVTVAPYMGKDSVEPFLAVKNKFTILLALTSNEGAFDFQTKDSDGEELYKSVLKTSKTWKNSENLMYVVGATKAEYFKEIRRIIPDSFLLVPGVGAQGGSLSEVCKYGMNDKVGLLVNSSRGIIYASSGEDFAEKAREEALKIQQEMARLI comes from the coding sequence ATGACTACCGAACAACTTCACCAAAACATTCTTCAAAAAAGATCCTTCCTCTGCATCGGGCTTGATGTCGATTTAGATAAAATTCCGCAACATCTGTTCGCAACAGAAGATCCTATCTTTGAATTTAACAAAGCCATTATTGACGCCACGCATGACCTGGCTGTGGCCTACAAACCCAACACGGCTTTTTACGAAGCATACGGGCTGAAAGGCTGGATTTCGCTGGAGAAAACCATAAATTTTCTCAACAATAAACATCCTGAAATCTTCACGATTGCCGATGCGAAAAGGGGCGATATAGGCAACACCTCGGCCATGTATGCGAAGGCGTTTTTGCAAGACATGAACTTTGATTCGGTTACCGTAGCGCCATATATGGGGAAAGACAGTGTGGAGCCATTTTTGGCAGTTAAAAACAAGTTTACGATACTGCTGGCACTTACATCAAATGAAGGTGCGTTCGACTTCCAGACGAAAGATTCTGATGGCGAAGAACTTTACAAATCTGTACTTAAAACTTCAAAAACCTGGAAAAACAGCGAAAACCTGATGTATGTTGTTGGAGCTACCAAAGCCGAGTATTTTAAAGAAATACGCCGGATTATACCCGACAGTTTTTTGCTTGTACCGGGCGTGGGCGCACAGGGCGGAAGCCTGTCTGAAGTTTGCAAATACGGTATGAATGATAAAGTTGGGCTGCTGGTAAATTCATCCCGTGGTATCATTTATGCATCATCCGGAGAAGATTTTGCAGAGAAGGCCAGGGAAGAGGCGTTGAAGATACAACAGGAAATGGCAAGGCTGATATAA